A genome region from Triticum aestivum cultivar Chinese Spring chromosome 2B, IWGSC CS RefSeq v2.1, whole genome shotgun sequence includes the following:
- the LOC123043391 gene encoding OVARIAN TUMOR DOMAIN-containing deubiquitinating enzyme 1 gives MGPKRKLDDLAQPSSSGDHGGGGGGGDDRPTKAPRLSPSPPPPPPAQSPSRDQTALPTSPPPLQPPGSPPPPADKDPVELEEGELGDDENSGEEEQDDQDSEGELGGSLPDGRTDLANTGGFGCPHARPTALGPLEQLLELVRDSPDNSIIQEKMKILSKHYVLFRRTREDGSCFYRAFIFSYMEILRQMQDKQAEVTRLMECLDMSKDRFSCLEWNRAYFSIDPEEYFSSVVSELNEVLNVIAAGCTSEWLYQRSLQESFSGRIISLLRLLTETEIRTDEFYKQSIPKNLNLLQFCWKAVRSLDAEATTTQMRALTYALGIPLRVEVVDKSSTDRGVLVKRLDFFHESDLEKGPLRLTRSYLSSSTAPIPLKQGSYDADLLSSDGTPMLTLLCRRGHCDILYRK, from the exons ATGGGCCCGAAGAGAAAACTGGATGACCTGGCCCAGCCATCCAGCAGCGGAgaccacggcggcggcggaggcggaggcgatgATAGACCGACAAAGGCGCCACGGctctcgccgtcgccgccaccgccaccgcccgcgCAGTCGCCCTCTCGCGACCAGACGGCGCTTCCCACCTCACCGCCCCCGCTTCAGCCGCCAGGgtccccgccgcctcccgccgacAAGGATCCG GTGGAGTTGGAGGAAGGGGAGCTAGGAGATGATGAAAATTCAGGGGAGGAAGAACAGGATGATCAGGATTCGGAAGGGGAGCTCGGGGGGTCACTTCCTG ATGGGAGAACGGACCTAGCCAACACTGGTGGTTTCGGGTGTCCACATGCTCGTCCGACAGCATTAGGACCTCTG GAACAACTCTTGGAATTGGTTCGTGACTCTCCAGATAACTCCATCATCCAGGAAAAGATGAAG ATTCTCAGTAAGCATTATGTGCTCTTCAGAAGAACTCGCGAAGATGGCAGCTGTTTTTACAGAGCTTTTATCTTCTCCTACATG GAGATCCTTCGACAGATGCAAGATAAACAAGCTGAGGTTACTCGTCTTATGGAATGTTTGGATATGTCTAAAGATAGATTCTCTTGTCTTGAGTGGAACAGAGCATACTTCTCAATAGATCCTGAAGAATACTTCTCAAGTGTTGTTTCT GAGCTCAATGAGGTTCTCAACGTCATTGCAGCAGG CTGTACTTCTGAATGGCTGTACCAGAGAAGCCTGCAGGAGTCCTTTTCAGGCAGGA TTATATCTCTCCTTAGGTTGCTTACTGAGACTGAAATCCGTACAGATGAATTCTACAAGCAATCTatccctaaaaatttgaatctccTCCAG TTCTGCTGGAAAGCGGTGCGATCCCTGGATGCTGAAGCTACCACTACACAAATGAGGGCTTTAACGTATGCACTCGGCATACCGTTGCGTGTCGAAGTCGTGGACAAGAGCTCGACTGATCGAGGTGTGTTAGTGAAGCGCCTTGATTTCTTCCATGAGTCCGACTTGGAGAAGGGCCCTCTCCGTTTGACTCGGAGCTACCTTTCCTCGAGCACAGCTCCTATACCGCTGAAGCAGGGAAGCTACGATGCCGACTTGCTATCATCTGATGGCACACCCATGCTGACCTTACTGTGTCGGCGTGGCCATTGTGACATTCTTTACCGCAAGTGA